Proteins co-encoded in one Aquabacterium sp. A3 genomic window:
- a CDS encoding ABC transporter permease, whose amino-acid sequence MTLPSLWSVLWSLLRQFSLAEWRHHAPRHATAVLAVLLGVALAFSVHLINASALSAFGAAVRAVNGQADARVQAAHGTVAESLYAALAAHPLVARASPVIETTVRASTGTGTASAGLPLRLIGLDTLVAAPLAPELIPRLDTNAPGVDRLSLFATDTVSLNAAALQALGVQPGQRITVQAGGQRVRLLVAGRLTVGGEPTGVMDIAGAQDRLGLVGRLHRIDLQVVEGRSLADLAQSLSREGLLPQGVRLQSAQDDAQRVSNMSRAYRVNLTVLALVALFTGGFLVFSILSLSVAKRLQQFALLGVLGLSARERLALVLAESAVVGVVGSALGLALGTGLAAAALRLLGGDLGGGYFTGVAPSLQWSWWAAGVYGALGVAAAMAGGWLPARQAQHMAPAQALKGLQADAGLGAGRRAWVGPGLLVLAGGLALLPPVAGVPLWAYLSVAALLMGGIACVPAAVQAALGRWPAPRSAPALLALERARRLRHTATIAMAGVVASLSLAVALTVMVASFRDSVSTWLDVVLPADLYARLAGGASLPPEGLATLSQVPGVARLQGVRVSELQLDPRQPPVALISRPLDADLKALPLVSAPWTPPKEADESRINNEVGIHVSEAMVALYGARPGQVLALPLVPGQPPVAARVRSVWRDYARQQGAIVMDERDYQRLTGDRQLNDLALWLQPEARTGDVQAALRHRLSQAGLDGNAVEFAEPRTIREITLKIFDRSFAVTYWLQAVAIGIGLFGTAASFSAQVLARRKEFGLLSHLGFTRRQVLGIVAGEGLALSAVGAAWGVVLGLAVSVVLVHVVNPQSFHWTMEMMVPAGRLLALALAVVAAGTLTAWLSGRQATGPDVVRAVKEDW is encoded by the coding sequence GTGACGCTGCCGTCGCTGTGGTCTGTGTTGTGGTCGCTGTTGCGCCAGTTCTCGCTGGCCGAATGGCGCCACCACGCGCCCCGGCACGCCACGGCCGTGCTGGCCGTGTTGCTGGGCGTGGCCCTGGCGTTTTCGGTGCACCTCATCAACGCCTCGGCCCTGAGCGCCTTTGGGGCCGCCGTGCGCGCCGTCAACGGCCAGGCCGACGCCCGTGTGCAAGCCGCCCATGGCACCGTGGCCGAATCGCTGTACGCGGCACTGGCCGCCCATCCCCTGGTGGCCCGCGCCAGCCCGGTGATCGAGACCACCGTGCGCGCCAGCACCGGCACCGGCACCGCGTCAGCCGGCCTCCCGCTGCGCCTGATCGGCCTGGACACCCTGGTGGCCGCACCCCTGGCCCCTGAACTCATCCCCCGGCTGGACACGAACGCCCCCGGCGTGGACCGGCTCAGCCTGTTCGCCACCGACACCGTGTCGCTGAACGCGGCCGCGCTGCAAGCCCTGGGCGTGCAACCCGGCCAGCGCATCACGGTGCAGGCGGGTGGTCAGCGTGTCCGCTTGCTGGTGGCCGGCCGCCTGACCGTGGGCGGCGAGCCCACCGGGGTGATGGACATCGCCGGCGCCCAAGACCGCCTGGGCCTGGTCGGGCGCCTGCACCGCATCGACCTGCAGGTGGTGGAGGGCCGCAGCCTGGCTGATCTGGCGCAGTCACTGTCGCGCGAAGGGCTATTGCCCCAGGGCGTGCGCCTGCAGTCGGCCCAAGACGACGCGCAGCGTGTGTCCAACATGTCGCGCGCCTACCGCGTCAACCTGACGGTGCTGGCCCTGGTGGCCTTGTTCACCGGGGGCTTTCTGGTGTTTTCCATCCTGTCGCTGTCGGTGGCCAAGCGCCTGCAGCAGTTCGCCCTGCTGGGCGTGCTGGGCCTGAGCGCCCGCGAACGCCTGGCCCTGGTGCTGGCCGAATCGGCCGTGGTCGGGGTGGTGGGTTCGGCCCTGGGCCTGGCGCTGGGCACAGGGCTGGCCGCCGCCGCCCTGCGCTTGCTGGGTGGCGACCTGGGGGGCGGCTACTTCACCGGGGTGGCGCCCAGCCTGCAGTGGTCGTGGTGGGCCGCTGGGGTCTACGGTGCGCTGGGCGTGGCCGCGGCCATGGCCGGCGGCTGGTTGCCCGCCCGCCAGGCGCAGCACATGGCCCCGGCCCAGGCCCTCAAAGGCCTGCAAGCCGACGCAGGCCTGGGCGCAGGCCGCCGCGCCTGGGTGGGCCCGGGCCTGCTGGTGCTGGCCGGTGGCCTGGCCCTGTTGCCCCCGGTGGCCGGCGTGCCGCTGTGGGCGTATCTGTCGGTGGCGGCGCTGCTGATGGGCGGCATCGCCTGTGTGCCCGCCGCCGTGCAGGCGGCGCTGGGCCGTTGGCCCGCCCCGCGCAGCGCCCCGGCCCTGCTGGCGCTGGAACGCGCGCGCCGCCTGCGCCACACCGCCACTATCGCCATGGCCGGGGTGGTGGCCAGCCTCAGCCTGGCCGTGGCCCTGACCGTGATGGTGGCCAGCTTTCGAGATTCGGTCAGCACCTGGCTGGACGTGGTGCTGCCCGCTGATCTGTACGCCCGCCTGGCCGGTGGCGCCAGCCTGCCGCCTGAAGGCCTGGCCACGCTGAGTCAGGTGCCCGGCGTGGCCCGACTGCAGGGCGTGCGCGTCAGCGAGCTTCAACTCGACCCGCGCCAGCCCCCGGTGGCCCTCATCAGCCGCCCGCTGGACGCCGACCTCAAGGCCCTGCCCCTGGTCAGCGCACCATGGACACCCCCCAAAGAGGCCGACGAATCCAGGATCAACAACGAAGTGGGCATTCACGTCAGTGAGGCCATGGTGGCCCTGTACGGGGCGCGGCCCGGTCAGGTGCTGGCCCTGCCCCTGGTGCCCGGGCAGCCCCCGGTGGCGGCGCGGGTGCGCTCGGTGTGGCGCGACTACGCCCGCCAGCAGGGCGCCATCGTGATGGACGAGCGCGACTACCAGCGCCTGACGGGCGACCGCCAGCTCAACGACCTGGCCCTGTGGTTGCAGCCTGAGGCCCGCACCGGCGACGTCCAGGCCGCCTTGCGACATCGCCTCAGCCAAGCCGGGCTGGATGGCAACGCGGTGGAGTTCGCCGAGCCGCGCACCATCCGCGAGATCACGCTGAAGATCTTCGACCGCAGCTTTGCCGTCACCTACTGGCTGCAGGCCGTGGCCATCGGCATCGGCCTGTTCGGCACAGCGGCCAGCTTCTCGGCCCAGGTGCTGGCCCGCCGCAAAGAGTTCGGACTGCTCAGCCACCTGGGCTTCACACGGCGGCAGGTGCTGGGCATCGTGGCTGGCGAGGGCCTGGCGCTGAGCGCCGTGGGCGCCGCCTGGGGCGTGGTGCTGGGCCTGGCCGTGAGTGTGGTGCTCGTGCACGTGGTCAACCCGCAGAGCTTCCACTGGACGATGGAGATGATGGTGCCCGCCGGCCGACTGCTGGCCCTGGCCCTGGCCGTGGTGGCCGCTGGCACCCTGACGGCCTGGCTGTCAGGCCGCCAGGCCACCGGGCCGGACGTGGTGCGCGCCGTGAAGGAGGACTGGTGA